A single window of Rhipicephalus microplus isolate Deutch F79 chromosome 5, USDA_Rmic, whole genome shotgun sequence DNA harbors:
- the LOC142817935 gene encoding uncharacterized protein LOC142817935, whose product MRISQTILMRLEQLGRQVDAMQQHLFNTTVRLQDETNDDVVLTPVKDIDQFLSLEGRLAADGNIKLKLIQQLAGLGGSTFGAAARRMLELLLSLEVAVQFSWAGQKGKRKFVDLGVTDVICKAVRRNFPETKKNDIECVIKVWLRHAGEKLQKQRLRTSRTHHEECLQSVALSSPSDEDL is encoded by the exons ATGCGAATTTCGCAAACTATCCTGATGAGGCTAGAGCAGCTGGGACGACAGGTTGATGCCATGCAGCAGCACCTTTTCAACACAACAGTGAGGCTTCAAGATGAGACAAATGATGATGTGGTTTTGACACCGGTCAAGGATATTGACCAATTTCTAAGTCTTGAGGGGAGACTTGCTGCTGATGGCAACATTAAGCTAAAGCTT ATACAGCAGCTTGCTGGCCTTGGTGGCTCAACTTTTGGGgcagcagccaggaggatgctggAGCTTCTGCTAAGCCTTGAGGTTGCTGTGCAGTTCAGCTGGGCAGGCCAAAAAGGCAAAAGGAAGTTTGTGGATCTAGGTGTCACAGATGTCATTTGCA aggccgtgaggcgaaattttccggaaacaaaaaaaaatgacatcgagtgtgtgattaaagtgtggcttcggcatgctggggaaaagctccagaagcagcgcttaagaacttctcgcactcaccatgagg aatgtcttcaaagtgtcgcgttgtcaagcccatcggatgaagacctctga